One Elusimicrobiota bacterium genomic window carries:
- the waaF gene encoding lipopolysaccharide heptosyltransferase II, whose protein sequence is MKILVIRLSSLGDVVLTGPVFLALRKAYPDAVIVSLVKEEFAGVLAANASINEHWVLRREEPLKSLIRRVREARFDVLIDLHGNIRSRLLSFFSGAPRRVCYRKAALARRLYVDWRIPSALLEQHTLDRYLEALRQLDPSQPAFQPLAASGPLQFLIIQTAYLGDAVLTTPLLAALHERYPDSSITVLCTPEIAEVFHRHPAVNELILFDKRGKDHSLLKRWQVVKQLSQRRFDIAVLPHRSLTSALLARLSGIPRRIGFSSSQGRWFLTDVVPFQWGVHDVDRNLALLKPLGVQQPVAELWIQPEPEAVKSVAERLRQAGVGPEVPLLGINAGSLWATKRWLPERFAAVADQVIQDLKAKIVFVGGPKDREVMNEVLRFMKQVPIDWVGKTDLRELIATISRCSAFLTNDSGPMHIAVASRVPTVALFGPTTRELGFFPYGPGNTVIEKDLPCRPCGLHGAERCPLDHFECMRRITVEEVVSALRPVLKSTDSITVSRL, encoded by the coding sequence ATGAAAATACTCGTCATAAGGTTGTCTTCCCTGGGCGATGTCGTGCTGACGGGCCCGGTGTTTCTGGCGTTGCGGAAAGCCTATCCGGACGCCGTGATCGTTTCTCTGGTGAAGGAGGAGTTTGCCGGCGTTCTGGCGGCCAACGCATCGATTAACGAGCATTGGGTTCTGCGACGGGAGGAGCCTTTGAAATCCCTGATCCGCCGTGTGCGGGAGGCGCGTTTTGACGTTCTGATCGATCTGCATGGGAATATCCGTTCGCGTCTGCTCAGCTTTTTCTCAGGGGCGCCGCGCCGGGTGTGTTACCGGAAGGCCGCTCTGGCGCGCCGGCTCTATGTGGATTGGCGCATTCCGTCGGCGCTGCTCGAACAGCACACGCTCGACCGTTATCTCGAAGCCTTAAGACAGCTTGATCCCTCCCAGCCCGCGTTTCAGCCGCTGGCGGCTTCCGGTCCCCTCCAATTTCTGATCATCCAGACGGCTTATCTGGGGGACGCCGTCCTGACCACGCCGCTTTTAGCGGCCTTGCATGAGCGTTATCCGGATTCATCTATTACGGTACTTTGTACGCCGGAAATCGCTGAGGTTTTTCATCGGCATCCTGCGGTTAACGAACTGATTCTCTTTGACAAACGCGGAAAAGATCACTCGCTCCTGAAGCGTTGGCAAGTGGTGAAACAGCTGTCCCAGCGTCGTTTTGATATTGCGGTACTGCCTCACCGGTCGCTCACGAGCGCCCTTCTGGCGCGTCTGTCCGGCATTCCGCGCCGGATCGGGTTTTCCTCCAGCCAGGGACGCTGGTTCCTGACCGACGTGGTGCCTTTCCAGTGGGGGGTCCATGATGTGGACCGGAATCTCGCCTTATTAAAACCTCTCGGGGTTCAGCAACCCGTGGCTGAGCTATGGATCCAGCCGGAACCGGAAGCTGTTAAGAGTGTTGCGGAGCGCTTGCGCCAGGCTGGTGTGGGTCCAGAGGTTCCGTTGCTGGGGATCAATGCCGGTTCGCTCTGGGCCACCAAGCGATGGCTGCCGGAGCGCTTTGCCGCGGTCGCTGATCAGGTCATTCAAGATCTGAAGGCCAAGATCGTTTTTGTCGGGGGTCCCAAAGACCGGGAGGTCATGAATGAGGTGCTCCGGTTTATGAAGCAGGTTCCCATCGACTGGGTTGGGAAGACAGATTTGCGGGAATTGATCGCCACTATTTCGCGCTGCAGCGCCTTTTTAACCAATGATTCGGGACCGATGCATATCGCTGTCGCCAGCCGGGTCCCGACCGTGGCGCTCTTCGGGCCGACCACGCGCGAACTGGGATTCTTCCCGTATGGCCCTGGGAATACGGTCATCGAAAAAGATCTGCCCTGCCGTCCCTGCGGACTGCATGGCGCGGAGCGGTGTCCGCTGGATCATTTTGAATGCATGCGTCGTATTACCGTCGAAGAAGTCGTCTCGGCACTGCGGCCGGTCTTGAAATCGACGGACTCCATCACGGTGTCCCGTCTATGA
- a CDS encoding glycosyltransferase family 4 protein, translating into MKILQLIDVPWDSGLAHYALVLAEGLKKNGHQVFVSAVPGGKPWMKARRLGLRTVPLATLKGLNPLRHFLKEHKIDLVNAHTGSTHSLAVASALGQGVAVVRTRADARGVQKRVGSWFLYKHTQRVITAAEYIRQAYVKALQIAPKKIVTVYQGVSLPDFEGTPLPEETVLGIVARLDPVKGHRYLLEALHLLKDIYPKVRLRIIGQEENIKQRELRGMAERLRMENRVSFEGFQTQVPRVMAGCSIGVIASTGSEAVSRAAVEWMAAGRPVVATRVGCLPEIVKDGETGFLADPKDAPSLARALAVMLHDPTRTAAMGKAARQRAEKLFGIPRFVEETLSVYKDALAEIRRS; encoded by the coding sequence ATGAAAATTCTTCAACTCATAGACGTTCCCTGGGACAGCGGTCTGGCCCATTATGCGCTGGTGCTGGCGGAAGGACTTAAGAAAAACGGGCACCAGGTGTTCGTCTCAGCTGTTCCCGGGGGAAAACCCTGGATGAAAGCCCGCCGTCTAGGACTGCGGACGGTTCCTCTGGCCACTCTGAAAGGGTTGAATCCTCTGCGTCATTTTCTGAAGGAGCACAAGATCGATCTTGTCAACGCTCATACCGGGAGCACCCACAGCCTGGCTGTAGCGAGCGCTCTGGGGCAGGGCGTGGCCGTGGTCCGGACCCGGGCAGACGCGCGCGGCGTCCAGAAACGCGTGGGTTCATGGTTTCTCTATAAACACACCCAGCGGGTGATCACCGCGGCGGAGTACATCCGGCAGGCTTATGTGAAGGCGCTGCAGATCGCGCCGAAAAAAATCGTTACCGTTTATCAAGGTGTTTCCCTGCCTGATTTTGAAGGGACCCCTCTTCCGGAGGAGACGGTGCTGGGGATCGTGGCACGGCTGGATCCCGTGAAAGGTCACCGGTATCTGCTGGAGGCGCTGCATCTCCTGAAAGATATCTATCCAAAAGTGCGTCTGCGCATCATCGGTCAGGAAGAAAATATCAAGCAACGAGAATTGCGCGGCATGGCGGAACGCTTGCGTATGGAGAACCGCGTCTCTTTCGAAGGATTCCAGACTCAAGTCCCGCGTGTCATGGCCGGTTGTTCCATCGGAGTGATCGCTTCCACGGGCAGCGAAGCGGTTTCCCGCGCCGCGGTCGAATGGATGGCTGCCGGGCGTCCGGTGGTGGCCACGCGCGTTGGGTGTCTGCCTGAAATCGTGAAGGACGGTGAAACCGGTTTTTTGGCGGACCCGAAGGATGCGCCGAGTCTGGCGCGAGCCCTGGCGGTGATGCTGCACGATCCGACCCGGACTGCGGCCATGGGAAAGGCGGCGCGTCAGCGTGCCGAGAAGCTTTTCGGGATTCCGCGGTTCGTTGAGGAAACACTGTCGGTTTACAAGGACGCGCTGGCAGAGATCCGGAGATCGTAA
- a CDS encoding glycosyltransferase family 2 protein, producing the protein MPRLSAFIITRNEARDLPVCLESLRALADEIVVVDDHSQDATLEIARRYGARTLTRALKGFADQKQFALEQTTGEWVLSIDADERVTPELAKEILQIVIPGGRRPGIHQSGTTGLDSPPVAAGKDDNIAGYEIRRRFYFLGHLLQHGGLGRDWVLRLFRRTSGRFSDARVHEHIDVNGPVGRLVSPMEHFSYATLAEYVEKSNQYTSLAAQDLRQRGRHFTGIDCLRPVWELLSRVVFKGAWLDGRPGLLYASLSAHTAWLRSLKLWELK; encoded by the coding sequence ATGCCGCGACTGAGCGCATTTATCATTACCCGTAACGAAGCCCGCGACCTGCCGGTGTGTCTGGAGAGCCTGCGCGCGCTGGCGGATGAAATCGTCGTCGTGGATGATCATTCCCAGGATGCCACCCTGGAGATCGCCAGGCGTTATGGAGCGCGCACGTTGACGCGTGCCTTGAAAGGTTTTGCGGACCAGAAACAGTTCGCTTTGGAACAGACCACGGGAGAGTGGGTGCTCTCTATCGATGCCGATGAGCGGGTGACTCCGGAACTGGCGAAAGAGATCCTCCAAATCGTTATCCCCGGCGGTCGCAGGCCGGGGATCCATCAATCCGGAACGACAGGTTTGGATTCCCCGCCAGTGGCCGCGGGGAAAGACGACAATATTGCCGGATACGAAATCCGGAGGCGGTTTTATTTTTTGGGTCATTTGCTGCAGCACGGAGGGCTGGGGCGAGACTGGGTCCTTCGCCTTTTTCGCCGCACGAGCGGCCGTTTTTCGGATGCGCGGGTGCACGAACATATCGACGTGAACGGCCCGGTGGGGCGGCTCGTGTCCCCGATGGAGCACTTTTCGTACGCCACGCTGGCGGAGTACGTTGAAAAAAGCAACCAGTATACCTCCCTGGCTGCGCAGGATCTGCGGCAGCGGGGCAGACATTTCACAGGGATCGATTGTCTCCGGCCCGTGTGGGAATTGCTGTCGCGCGTAGTCTTCAAAGGCGCCTGGCTGGACGGGCGTCCGGGGCTGTTGTATGCGTCACTCTCCGCCCATACGGCCTGGCTTCGTTCCCTGAAGTTGTGGGAATTGAAATGA
- a CDS encoding glycosyltransferase family 9 protein, translating into MTRYLIVRTDRIGDVLLTTPVASALRASDPQAHIAFLVRSYAAPLLQNNPDIDETIVDAGGPVAPLIQQLKDGRYDVAIVAYPRWRVSWAVWRARIRRRIGPASKWYSLFFNERLWQHRSEGRRHEADYNLELLKPLGVPVKRVQTRIVLTEDEKQRAHQFLESLGVPFQKPVVILHPGSGNSSARWPLNSFMELGSRLLEEGYEVVVTGGRGENYQPIMMNQMRRVPVFVPSGGVSLRELAALLACANLVVTNSTGPLHIAVGLDVPTVSIYSSIATCHPRRWGPYPAWKEGNERHRVALAPDHGFPQEDITQVSVEMVLKMCQERLRQPFHAGAAN; encoded by the coding sequence ATGACCCGTTACTTGATTGTCCGAACCGACCGCATCGGCGATGTGTTGCTGACGACCCCTGTCGCCTCGGCTTTGCGGGCTTCTGATCCGCAAGCCCATATCGCTTTTCTGGTGAGATCTTACGCAGCTCCTCTTTTGCAGAACAACCCGGATATCGATGAGACGATTGTGGATGCCGGAGGACCGGTTGCCCCGCTCATCCAACAGCTGAAGGACGGACGTTATGATGTCGCGATCGTAGCTTATCCCCGTTGGCGCGTGAGCTGGGCCGTCTGGCGCGCCAGAATTCGCAGGCGCATCGGCCCGGCGAGCAAGTGGTACAGCCTTTTCTTTAATGAGCGGCTCTGGCAGCATCGTTCGGAAGGCCGCCGTCACGAAGCCGATTATAATCTGGAGCTGCTCAAACCTCTGGGTGTTCCGGTTAAACGCGTTCAGACCCGGATTGTTTTAACGGAGGATGAAAAGCAGCGGGCCCATCAGTTTCTGGAAAGCCTGGGGGTTCCCTTTCAAAAACCGGTGGTGATTCTGCATCCGGGTTCCGGCAATAGCTCGGCGCGATGGCCGCTGAACTCGTTCATGGAGCTTGGGAGCCGTTTGCTTGAAGAAGGTTACGAGGTCGTGGTAACCGGAGGCCGGGGGGAAAACTACCAGCCGATCATGATGAATCAGATGCGCCGGGTTCCCGTGTTTGTGCCGTCCGGAGGGGTGAGTCTTCGAGAGCTGGCGGCGTTATTGGCCTGCGCCAATCTGGTGGTGACCAATTCCACGGGGCCCTTGCATATCGCTGTGGGGCTGGATGTTCCGACCGTCTCCATCTATTCATCGATTGCGACCTGCCATCCCCGGCGATGGGGGCCTTATCCGGCCTGGAAAGAGGGGAACGAACGCCATCGGGTGGCTTTGGCGCCGGATCATGGATTTCCGCAGGAGGATATCACTCAAGTTTCGGTAGAAATGGTATTGAAGATGTGCCAGGAGCGGTTACGGCAACCGTTTCATGCGGGCGCAGCGAATTAG
- a CDS encoding glycosyltransferase family 4 protein, whose product MYLTESMGWSGGAHQALRMAEALQKRGHDIRMACQPGSEILSRARSAGLAVEPVRMRQDYDVLAVWNVRCLLKDKPVDVLHAQHSTAHAIGLMAVAGSGVPVFVVTRRVIFPIKRNLFSKLKYLSRRINGYIAISEAVRTELQKAGVIPSLIEVVPSIVDPQTALPEEGKALRRELGLPEGPVVTTVANYADFKGQDYLLKAAVPVCQRFPKCRFLLAGRNTEQLQGLVRELGLDRFVHLLGFRTDVPRILAATTIYVQPSLQEGAGTALREAMIAGIPCIGSSVGGIPEAISDGETGLLVPPAASEALASAILRLLDQPEFAGSLARQGKTLVQERFSLPSAATQIEAFYQRLVEGVASR is encoded by the coding sequence ATGTATCTAACTGAGTCGATGGGGTGGTCTGGCGGCGCGCATCAGGCGCTGCGGATGGCGGAGGCCCTCCAGAAGCGCGGCCATGACATTCGAATGGCCTGTCAACCCGGCAGTGAAATCCTCTCCCGAGCCAGGTCGGCGGGTCTTGCGGTCGAGCCTGTTCGCATGCGCCAGGACTACGATGTGTTGGCTGTCTGGAACGTGAGGTGTCTTCTAAAAGATAAACCAGTTGACGTGTTGCACGCCCAGCATTCCACCGCTCACGCGATTGGTCTCATGGCTGTGGCGGGGTCTGGCGTGCCTGTTTTTGTCGTCACCCGGCGGGTGATTTTCCCGATCAAGCGCAACCTGTTCAGCAAGCTCAAATACCTGTCCCGGCGAATCAATGGCTACATCGCCATTTCAGAAGCTGTCCGTACGGAACTTCAGAAAGCCGGAGTAATCCCGTCCCTCATCGAGGTTGTTCCTTCTATTGTGGATCCCCAGACCGCTCTACCGGAGGAGGGGAAGGCGCTACGACGCGAGCTGGGGTTGCCGGAGGGTCCCGTGGTCACGACCGTAGCCAATTATGCGGATTTTAAAGGGCAGGATTATCTGCTGAAAGCGGCGGTTCCCGTTTGCCAGCGTTTCCCGAAGTGCCGGTTTTTACTGGCTGGCCGCAATACGGAACAACTTCAGGGTCTGGTCCGGGAGTTGGGATTGGATCGTTTCGTTCATCTCCTCGGTTTTCGGACCGATGTGCCCCGAATCCTGGCAGCGACAACGATTTATGTCCAGCCCTCCCTTCAGGAAGGGGCCGGGACCGCCCTTCGGGAGGCGATGATCGCTGGAATTCCATGTATCGGAAGTTCCGTTGGAGGCATTCCGGAAGCCATTTCAGATGGAGAAACCGGGCTCCTGGTTCCTCCAGCGGCCAGCGAAGCCCTGGCTTCCGCCATTCTGAGACTTCTGGATCAGCCAGAGTTTGCCGGATCACTCGCCAGACAAGGGAAAACGCTGGTCCAGGAGCGTTTCTCCCTTCCATCGGCCGCGACGCAGATCGAGGCTTTTTATCAACGGCTCGTCGAAGGAGTGGCCTCCCGATGA
- a CDS encoding polysaccharide deacetylase family protein, with amino-acid sequence MKRSIPILLYHHVSPDRDITPDVFESQLRALLAQGYRSLSLEDVLRVIAGRSPANQRGFVVTFDDGYLDNWVYAFPILKKLNVKATIYVVTSYIERQTRPREDVLTLDTRTQEREIGQFLSWGEAREMLASGLVTFGSHTHTHRGWIRTRPYLDVKQELVQSKALVEAELRQPCHHIAWPWGEYEEAWWPILIRLGFRSAATVRSGANTNGINPFELQRIKVVHPSPQWLLSRIQWHSSARKAKWFGTFYGLDQRFKQWLKPESPYSHG; translated from the coding sequence ATGAAACGATCCATTCCCATTCTCCTGTATCACCATGTCAGTCCTGACCGTGACATCACCCCGGATGTCTTTGAAAGCCAGCTTCGAGCGCTTCTGGCCCAGGGCTACCGGAGTCTATCGCTTGAGGATGTGTTGAGGGTTATTGCGGGTCGTTCGCCGGCGAATCAGCGTGGATTCGTTGTCACGTTTGACGATGGTTATCTCGATAACTGGGTTTATGCTTTTCCAATCCTGAAAAAGCTGAATGTCAAAGCGACTATCTACGTGGTGACGTCCTATATCGAACGGCAGACCCGCCCGCGGGAAGACGTGCTGACACTCGATACCCGGACGCAAGAACGTGAGATCGGGCAATTTCTTTCCTGGGGTGAAGCGCGGGAAATGTTGGCTTCCGGCTTGGTCACATTCGGTTCTCATACCCATACGCACCGAGGCTGGATACGCACCAGGCCCTATTTGGATGTGAAACAGGAGCTGGTTCAATCCAAAGCATTGGTCGAAGCGGAGCTCCGGCAACCCTGCCACCATATCGCCTGGCCGTGGGGTGAGTATGAGGAAGCATGGTGGCCGATTCTGATAAGGTTGGGATTTCGAAGCGCTGCCACGGTCCGTTCCGGTGCCAATACAAACGGGATCAACCCGTTTGAGCTTCAGCGGATCAAGGTGGTGCACCCTTCGCCGCAGTGGCTCCTGTCACGGATACAATGGCACAGCTCCGCCCGGAAAGCGAAGTGGTTTGGGACTTTTTACGGGCTGGATCAACGGTTCAAACAATGGTTGAAACCCGAGTCTCCCTATTCCCATGGATAA
- a CDS encoding glycosyltransferase family 9 protein translates to MDKRRKILIIQLKRAGDVLVTTPVLPVLRQQFPEARIDFLTEGAFAPLLEQHPDVDQVQVYDPRAVLSSIRKVRRQRYDWIIDFQSSPRSALLVFLSGARLTVGYRVPFWGRVYRETVKRPVGRQSVVDGKFSLVENLTGPVAERPMLKIYLSDDEKKWAAGAMESVSAQAIVGLVPTHRRVSRRWPVESYAALAQDLIRRENDVWLFWGPGEEPYVDRLSRMVPGARKIPPTTLRQMAALLERCRLVITNDSGPMHLAVAAGAQTLTLYGPTDPVNWNPGVPPHRFLQADGVPCLGCNLNECPFQHECMTRLASEMVFKNAMEIVNPRGFR, encoded by the coding sequence ATGGATAAACGTCGAAAAATCCTGATCATTCAGCTCAAACGAGCCGGAGATGTCCTTGTGACCACTCCGGTCTTGCCGGTCCTGCGGCAGCAATTCCCGGAAGCCCGCATCGATTTTCTGACGGAAGGCGCGTTTGCGCCGCTTCTGGAACAACATCCGGATGTGGATCAGGTCCAGGTGTATGATCCCCGGGCGGTCCTCTCGAGCATTCGAAAGGTGCGCCGACAGCGCTATGACTGGATTATTGATTTTCAAAGTTCGCCGCGCTCCGCGCTTCTGGTTTTCTTGAGCGGGGCCCGGCTCACCGTGGGGTATCGCGTGCCTTTCTGGGGACGCGTTTATCGGGAGACCGTCAAACGTCCTGTCGGCCGGCAATCGGTGGTGGATGGGAAGTTTTCTCTGGTTGAGAATTTGACCGGTCCTGTTGCGGAACGACCGATGCTAAAAATTTATTTGTCCGACGATGAAAAGAAATGGGCGGCCGGTGCCATGGAAAGTGTATCGGCCCAGGCGATTGTAGGGTTGGTCCCAACGCACCGCCGGGTGTCCCGACGCTGGCCGGTGGAGTCTTATGCGGCGCTGGCTCAGGATTTGATTCGACGGGAGAATGACGTTTGGCTCTTTTGGGGGCCGGGAGAAGAACCCTATGTGGATCGTCTGTCGCGAATGGTCCCGGGGGCTCGTAAAATACCGCCGACCACCCTGCGACAAATGGCGGCGCTTCTGGAGCGTTGCCGATTGGTCATCACCAACGACAGCGGCCCGATGCACCTGGCGGTGGCGGCGGGGGCACAGACCCTGACTCTGTATGGGCCCACCGATCCTGTCAACTGGAACCCCGGTGTGCCGCCGCATCGTTTTCTTCAGGCCGATGGCGTACCCTGTCTCGGTTGTAATTTGAATGAATGTCCTTTTCAACATGAATGCATGACTCGACTCGCGTCTGAAATGGTCTTTAAAAACGCGATGGAAATAGTGAATCCGAGAGGCTTTCGATGA
- the lpxK gene encoding tetraacyldisaccharide 4'-kinase: protein MSSVVRKEGRTRGADHPWWEQILRGERQDLLAQSVRRFAKLSSWGYAAGVKGRQLAYRRGWFPVKRLPHPTICVGNITVGGTGKTPLVMRLASDLLARGLRPAVLLRGYKREQKRRHPVLVRNAQGICASVAESGDEAMELATRLPGACIGVGADRYAVGQFILKHQRVDCFILDDGFQHHRLDRDINIVTVDVNDPWGGGKLLPAGFLRESPEALRRADAVVLTRTSSVGPDRLAVLRAEVSMRMRESSCLLESRHEPRELIALVKRNRVSLSELRGKRVLVASGIGNPEAFEATLTNLGAQIVGSLRLADHENRAEAVWDWVSRNKRAIDWILMTEKDAMRWVTASAPPAALARSFVLRVELVISQGHDHWTRLLDLIQQLIHAR from the coding sequence ATGAGTTCTGTTGTGCGAAAAGAGGGCCGGACACGGGGAGCGGATCATCCGTGGTGGGAACAGATCTTGCGCGGCGAACGTCAAGATCTTCTGGCGCAGTCGGTTCGGCGATTCGCCAAACTCAGCAGCTGGGGGTATGCGGCTGGTGTGAAGGGGCGGCAATTGGCCTATCGCCGGGGCTGGTTTCCGGTCAAGCGCCTTCCGCACCCGACGATTTGTGTCGGAAACATTACGGTCGGGGGGACGGGAAAGACGCCTCTCGTGATGCGTCTGGCCAGCGATTTGCTGGCCCGGGGCCTGCGGCCGGCGGTGCTTTTGCGCGGGTATAAACGGGAGCAGAAACGGCGGCACCCGGTTTTGGTTCGAAACGCACAGGGCATCTGCGCATCAGTGGCCGAATCCGGAGACGAAGCGATGGAATTGGCGACGCGCCTTCCCGGTGCCTGTATCGGGGTGGGGGCTGATCGTTACGCGGTGGGGCAGTTTATTTTGAAGCATCAGCGGGTAGATTGCTTCATCTTGGATGATGGATTTCAGCATCATCGACTCGATCGGGACATCAACATCGTGACGGTTGACGTGAACGATCCCTGGGGCGGCGGAAAACTGCTTCCAGCCGGATTTTTACGCGAGAGCCCGGAGGCGCTGCGTCGTGCCGATGCGGTGGTGTTGACCCGTACCTCTTCTGTCGGGCCGGACCGTTTAGCGGTTTTGCGCGCGGAAGTCTCCATGCGAATGCGGGAGTCCTCCTGTCTTCTGGAAAGCCGGCATGAGCCCCGGGAATTGATTGCCTTGGTCAAACGGAACAGGGTGTCTTTGTCCGAACTTCGAGGGAAAAGGGTGCTCGTGGCCTCGGGGATTGGCAATCCCGAAGCGTTTGAAGCGACCTTGACGAATCTTGGAGCGCAGATCGTGGGTTCCCTCCGATTGGCGGATCATGAAAACCGCGCGGAAGCAGTCTGGGATTGGGTGAGCCGGAACAAGCGTGCGATCGACTGGATTCTGATGACGGAAAAAGATGCGATGCGCTGGGTTACGGCTTCGGCGCCGCCGGCGGCGTTGGCCCGTTCGTTTGTGCTGCGGGTGGAGTTGGTCATCAGCCAGGGACACGATCATTGGACACGTCTGCTTGACCTCATTCAGCAACTGATCCATGCTCGATAA
- a CDS encoding O-antigen ligase family protein encodes MLDKIVGIGLILLAIALPFSIALSSLIFFPLLALWLFGGRWTLGRWRPVWGNTEKAYAVFLGISVLSSLLGLSQAHSFHEIYKKDFYFLILVMVAAMAMQQNVAERLVRWLLVAGFLSCVWGLTQFLVGVDQTDNSAGYLIYVPQEMSHWPRPIIDQFSMINGRVAGTYSHPLTYAESLLFLLAFALSFVSFEEGRRWLKWIPLTWLAGAALLVSQSRGPWIAAVCVGLLLIVVRYRWGNLLRFAILILPLSSLFLMPSLRYRVHSIADIAHRSNQERLHMWQAGWQLWKGHPLLGIGPGNVKRVSVDFQNEEEKKEGPWGHLHSTYVNFATERGLFGLAAYGAFIAMLLYELVLGIQRSAGKDRAILWGCVGGILGFLVSGLTETTYNASIISMMFYFVMGIGLALARRKESSCR; translated from the coding sequence ATGCTCGATAAAATCGTCGGTATCGGTTTGATCCTCCTCGCCATCGCACTGCCTTTTTCGATCGCCCTGTCGAGCCTGATTTTTTTTCCGCTTTTGGCTTTATGGCTTTTCGGCGGACGTTGGACCTTGGGCCGCTGGCGGCCCGTCTGGGGAAATACGGAGAAGGCTTACGCGGTTTTTTTGGGGATCAGTGTGCTGTCGAGCCTCTTGGGTCTCTCCCAGGCCCACAGCTTTCACGAAATCTACAAAAAGGACTTCTATTTTCTTATTTTGGTTATGGTCGCGGCGATGGCGATGCAGCAGAATGTTGCCGAGCGGCTGGTTCGATGGTTACTGGTCGCCGGATTTCTTTCCTGTGTGTGGGGGCTGACCCAGTTTCTGGTGGGCGTTGATCAGACGGATAACTCGGCCGGTTACTTGATTTATGTGCCGCAAGAGATGTCGCACTGGCCGCGCCCGATCATCGACCAATTTTCCATGATCAATGGTCGTGTCGCCGGAACCTATAGCCATCCGTTGACCTATGCCGAAAGCCTCTTGTTCCTGCTGGCTTTTGCCTTAAGCTTCGTCAGTTTTGAGGAAGGCCGCAGATGGTTGAAATGGATTCCATTGACCTGGCTGGCCGGGGCCGCACTTCTGGTTTCACAAAGCCGGGGGCCCTGGATCGCGGCGGTGTGCGTGGGTCTTCTTCTGATTGTGGTTCGCTACCGATGGGGAAATCTCCTGCGATTTGCCATACTGATCCTGCCGCTTTCGAGTCTCTTTCTGATGCCATCGCTGCGATACCGGGTCCATTCGATTGCGGATATCGCGCACCGCTCGAACCAGGAGCGGCTGCATATGTGGCAGGCGGGCTGGCAGTTGTGGAAGGGCCATCCACTCCTTGGGATTGGTCCCGGCAATGTGAAGCGCGTGTCCGTCGATTTTCAGAATGAAGAGGAAAAGAAAGAAGGTCCCTGGGGCCATTTGCACAGCACCTACGTCAATTTCGCGACCGAGCGGGGATTGTTTGGTCTGGCGGCCTATGGCGCTTTTATCGCCATGCTGCTCTATGAGTTAGTCCTTGGAATCCAGCGCAGCGCCGGAAAGGACCGCGCCATTCTGTGGGGTTGTGTCGGCGGGATTCTGGGTTTTCTCGTCAGTGGACTCACCGAGACAACATACAACGCCAGCATCATTTCAATGATGTTTTACTTTGTTATGGGGATCGGGCTGGCTTTGGCTCGCCGAAAAGAGAGTTCCTGCCGATGA
- a CDS encoding HAD family hydrolase, with the protein MTSRFIHLPLIALDRDGTLIREGDYLKDPKKVKLFSGVPESLRRLKQAGYKVVVLSNQSGVGRGIITLQEMRVVLRQFQKLLRRHGVTLDGYFQCIHHPRRRCACRKPGLKMLRQAARCLGVSWKGAISIGDRPSDVQVGQRAGGKGLLVLTGYGRRWIGRNRAFKPNHVSATFQNAVDWILKNERGPL; encoded by the coding sequence ATGACGAGCCGGTTCATACATCTTCCATTAATTGCGCTGGACCGGGATGGAACGTTAATCCGGGAAGGCGATTATCTGAAGGATCCCAAGAAAGTAAAACTGTTCTCCGGCGTGCCGGAAAGCTTGCGGCGGCTCAAGCAGGCAGGTTATAAAGTAGTGGTTCTCAGCAACCAGTCCGGTGTGGGGCGTGGGATCATTACGCTTCAGGAAATGCGCGTCGTTCTCCGGCAGTTCCAAAAGCTTTTGAGGCGGCACGGCGTGACGCTCGACGGCTATTTTCAATGTATTCACCATCCCCGCCGTCGCTGCGCGTGCCGTAAACCGGGATTGAAAATGCTGCGTCAAGCGGCGCGGTGTTTGGGTGTTTCGTGGAAAGGGGCGATCAGCATCGGAGACCGCCCGAGTGATGTTCAAGTCGGACAACGTGCCGGGGGAAAAGGCCTTCTGGTTTTGACCGGGTATGGCCGCCGGTGGATCGGCCGGAACCGCGCGTTCAAACCAAATCATGTCTCTGCGACTTTTCAAAACGCGGTGGATTGGATTCTGAAAAATGAAAGAGGACCCTTATGA